A section of the Nitrospinaceae bacterium genome encodes:
- a CDS encoding acetoacetate metabolism regulatory protein AtoC, with translation MENKLLFVVDDDPNLRRILSVLLETRGYRVMEFESGEACLEKLDEGPLAVFLDLMMPGIGGLETLQEIKKSKSDAVVIMVTSVNEAATAVLALKAGAFDYIVKPYEEARLITTLENALNQNALLNKVRFLQEELQGKHDLKEFIGRSAPLQQVFEKINKVKDNNASVLIQGESGTGKELVARGIHYNGSLAKGCFVDINCGAIPETLQESELFGHKKGAFTGADESRTGKLELADGGTLFLDEVAEMSANTQTKLLRFLQEKNFERIGENNKISVNTRVIAATNKDLLKEVAKGKFREDLYYRLNVFPIFVPPLRERKEDIPLLCAHFLKKYAEELNKQVKSIDPQAMELLMAHPWPGNIRQLENTIYQAMIHTETDAIDADSLKEAIGVQASGEEEKAGSKTLRLDRIGFDPERSPEEIIPFEEVEKRTLRNALKVTQGNIPLAAKKLAMSRSTLYRLVKKYALK, from the coding sequence TGGAAAATAAATTGTTGTTTGTGGTGGATGACGATCCCAACCTGCGCCGAATTTTATCCGTTCTCCTTGAGACCCGGGGCTATCGGGTCATGGAATTTGAGAGCGGGGAAGCGTGTCTGGAAAAGCTGGATGAGGGTCCCCTCGCTGTTTTTCTGGATTTGATGATGCCGGGGATCGGCGGTCTGGAAACCCTTCAGGAAATTAAAAAATCCAAAAGCGATGCGGTGGTGATCATGGTGACCAGCGTGAATGAGGCGGCCACCGCCGTTTTGGCTCTCAAGGCCGGTGCGTTTGATTACATCGTCAAGCCTTATGAAGAGGCCCGGTTGATCACCACTCTTGAAAATGCTCTAAACCAGAATGCTCTGCTCAACAAGGTGAGATTCTTGCAGGAGGAATTGCAGGGAAAACACGATTTAAAAGAATTCATCGGCAGGAGCGCTCCGCTTCAGCAGGTTTTTGAGAAAATCAACAAGGTCAAGGACAATAACGCAAGCGTCCTCATTCAAGGGGAAAGTGGAACGGGAAAGGAACTGGTGGCGCGGGGGATTCATTACAACGGTTCGCTTGCTAAGGGATGCTTTGTGGATATCAATTGCGGAGCCATCCCGGAAACGCTTCAGGAAAGTGAGCTTTTTGGGCATAAAAAAGGCGCGTTCACCGGAGCGGACGAATCGCGAACCGGCAAGCTGGAACTGGCCGACGGCGGCACCCTGTTTCTTGACGAAGTGGCGGAAATGAGCGCCAACACGCAAACCAAGCTGTTGCGGTTTTTGCAGGAAAAGAATTTTGAACGTATCGGAGAGAACAACAAGATTTCCGTCAATACGCGAGTGATTGCCGCCACCAACAAGGACCTGCTAAAAGAGGTGGCCAAGGGAAAGTTCCGCGAGGATTTGTACTATCGGCTGAACGTGTTTCCTATTTTTGTTCCGCCGCTTCGCGAAAGAAAAGAAGATATTCCCTTGTTGTGCGCCCACTTTTTGAAAAAATATGCAGAAGAATTGAATAAACAGGTGAAATCCATTGATCCACAGGCGATGGAACTTTTAATGGCCCATCCTTGGCCGGGAAATATCCGGCAGTTGGAAAACACCATCTACCAGGCAATGATTCATACGGAAACCGATGCCATCGATGCCGATTCCCTGAAAGAGGCGATCGGCGTTCAGGCGAGTGGGGAGGAAGAAAAAGCTGGTTCCAAGACGCTGAGGCTCGACCGAATCGGTTTTGACCCTGAAAGATCCCCGGAGGAAATCATTCCTTTTGAAGAAGTGGAAAAACGCACACTCAGAAATGCCCTTAAAGTCACCCAGGGCAACATCCCCCTGGCGGCAAAAAAACTGGCAATGAGCCGCAGTACCCTCTACCGGTTGGTCAAAAAATATGCGCTGAAATAA